Proteins from a single region of Ziziphus jujuba cultivar Dongzao chromosome 1, ASM3175591v1:
- the LOC107409867 gene encoding serine carboxypeptidase-like 31 — translation MEFVSKVSVLALGITALFIVDPVLGYRHWKTSNAEKVSNGGSEDLVTDLPGQPHVDFRHYAGYVTVNQTNERALFYWFYEAASNPDGKPLVLWLNGGPGCSSVGYGATQEIGPFLVTDSDGIQFNSFSWNTEANMLFLESPIGVGFSYSNTSSDYDNMGDDFTANDAYTFLHNWFLKFPSYRNRTFYIAGESYAGKYVPELAELIYDNNKDPSLHIELKGILLGNPETSDAEDWRGLVDYAWSHAVISDETHKAIIENCDFNSNDTWSNKTCNEAVDEVFDQYKEIDIYSLYTSVCLGDSASSPGGSLQEMMMKRSSTMMPRIMGGYDPCLDGYAKTFYNRPDVQKALHVSNGIQLKNWSICNNTMFEHWSYSKSSVLPIYKKLIAGGLRIWVYSGDTDGRVPVLSTRYSLKTLGLPITKPWRPWYHQQQVSGWVQEYKGLTFATFRGAGHAVPCFKPENSLAFFAAFLQGSPPPSKR, via the exons ATGGAGTTTGTTTCAAAGGTGTCCGTCTTGGCTTTGGGTATTACTGCTCTGTTCATTGTAGACCCTGTTTTGGGTTATAGACATTGGAAAACGTCTAATGCTGAGAAAGTGAGCAATGGTGGAAGTGAAGATCTTGTAACTGACTTGCCTGGCCAGCCTCACGTAGACTTCCGGCACTATGCGGGCTATGTGACGGTGAATCAAACAAATGAAAGAGCTCTTTTTTACTGGTTTTATGAGGCTGCTTCTAACCCAGATGGCAAACCTTTGGTTCTGTGGCTTAATGGAG GTCCTGGGTGCTCTTCTGTGGGATACGGAGCAACACAAGAGATAGGACCTTTCTTGGTTACAGATAGTGATGgaattcaatttaattcctTTTCATGGAATACAG AGGCCAACATGTTATTCCTGGAATCTCCAATTGGGGTTGGCTTTTCATACTCAAACACAAGTAGTGATTATGATAATATGGGGGATGACTTTACAG CTAATGATGCTTACACTTTCCTGCACAACTGGTTCCTCAAGTTTCCATCATACAGAAATCGAACCTTCTACATTGCTGGGGAGAGCTATGCAG GAAAATATGTCCCAGAGCTCGCTGAGCTAATCTATGACAATAACAAAGACCCATCCCTTCATATTGAACTCAAGGGTATTCTG CTAGGAAATCCAGAGACATCAGACGCAGAGGACTGGAGAGGGCTGGTGGATTATGCTTGGAGCCATGCTGTGATATCAGATGAAACTCACAAAGCAATCATAGAAAACTGTGATTTCAACAGCAATGATACATGGAGCAACAAAACATGTAATGAAGCTGTGGATGAAGTATTTGATCAGTACAAGGAGATTGACATTTACAGCCTTTACACCTCAGTTTGTCTTGGTGACTCCGCAAGCTCACCCGGTGGTTCACTTCAAGAAATGATGATGAAACGCTCATCCACAATG ATGCCAAGAATCATGGGTGGATATGATCCATGCCTTGATGGTTATGCAAAAACCTTTTATAACAGACCTGATGTGCAGAAAGCTCTCCATGTCAGTAATGGGATTCAGCTCAAGAACTGGAGCATATGCAA TAATACAATGTTTGAACACTGGTCCTACTCAAAGTCCTCTGTCCTACCCATTTACAAGAAACTTATTGCAGGAGGACTCAGAATATGGGTTTACAG TGGAGACACAGATGGAAGAGTACCTGTTTTGTCTACAAGATACAGCTTAAAAACTCTTGGATTGCCAATCACCAAGCCATGGAGGCCTTGGTACCACCAGCAGCAG GTCAGTGGTTGGGTTCAAGAGTACAAAGGGCTTACATTTGCAACGTTTAGAGGCGCTGGGCATGCTGTGCCCTGCTTCAAACCTGAGAATTCACTTGCATTCTTTGCTGCCTTTCTACAAGGATCGCCTCCTCCTTCCAAACGTTAA